ACAATAGTGATAAAATTAGCGATAAGCTCTATGCAAAGTCTAGACTATAAACAACGGCGGTTGTTTGTATAGAGCGAATAAAAATTTGATTTACCGCCAGTGCACTGTGCATTGTTGTTTTTAGAATAGACTTTGCTACCTTCAAACTCATAAAAAAAGTTTAAGGAGCAGAGCGAATATGAAATATGTAAATGCAGATACGATTTTCCCAAAAGAATTATTAGAGGAAATTCAGAAATATATTAACGGTGGTATGGTATATATCCCTAAGCCTGAAGAATCACATGTAAAATGGGGCGAAAAGTCAGGGAGCAGAAAGTACTTGAGATCTAGAAACATTGAGATCTGTCTAAGGTTTGCTGTTGGTGCAACCGTTGACCAGCTTTCAGATGAATATTGCCTTTCGAGGGATAGTATTAAGAAGATTGTTTATACAAAAAAATAACGATAAATCAAAAGCCACGTCAGAGAAAGCTCTGTGTGGCTTTTTGGATTTAATTATAATTTAATCTTAAATACCATACTTTTTCCGATATTTATCGATCCCATCTACAAACTGTCCTTCATATTTCACGCCTTCATCCATCTTTTTATTTGCTGCTTTAAAAGCGGTGCTAGAAATTTTTGTTTTGTATAAGGCCTCTTTCATCATTGTCATTGCTTCTAGTTGCGTCTTAATCGCTTTTAAATAGATTTCATGTAATACCTGCAATTCTGCATTGGGTGCTTTGATCTTTTTTGCCTCTATTACCAATTTAGTGTAATTAGGAAGGATCACATTATTAAACGCTGTATAGCGTTGTTTTCTATTGTTTCCTGTATCTATTCTGTTCTTTACATATGCCTCAGAGGCAATTTCGTCATATTTAATTATAGCTGCTATCTCATTAGAATAGGT
The window above is part of the Paenibacillus sp. FSL K6-0276 genome. Proteins encoded here:
- a CDS encoding CD3324 family protein, translating into MKYVNADTIFPKELLEEIQKYINGGMVYIPKPEESHVKWGEKSGSRKYLRSRNIEICLRFAVGATVDQLSDEYCLSRDSIKKIVYTKK